Proteins encoded within one genomic window of Sphaerotilus montanus:
- a CDS encoding DNA alkylation repair protein, whose protein sequence is MTEPFKLLLDPAVVRAIGAHLQRVAPTFDRPRFEQLALDGLDALELKARAMQLADALESTLPANFAAGAELLEAALAPVTVGDAPGGVRTGPEGLAGWALWPVGEWVARRGLDDPHRALQALHALTQRFTAEWAIRPLLLRHPDTVFATLQRWCADPSPHVRRLVSEGSRPRLPWGLQLRPLIADPAPTLPLLAALQDDPSPCVRRSVANHLNDIAKDHPAVIADWLQRHLPEASVERRALLRHASRSLIKAGDAAVLAAWGQGEALLGRAELAITPAQITLGERVQLLATLTSLSRRPQALVVDVVIHHVKANGSTSPKVFKGWNLTLAPGETRTLAKQHAVRPITTRVYYPGAHRVDLQVNGAVVASAVFELRVPGGFTPATGRSAPG, encoded by the coding sequence ATGACCGAGCCTTTCAAGCTGTTGCTGGACCCTGCCGTGGTCCGGGCCATCGGGGCGCACCTCCAGCGGGTGGCCCCCACGTTTGACCGCCCCCGGTTCGAGCAGCTGGCGCTCGACGGGCTGGACGCGCTGGAGCTGAAGGCCCGAGCGATGCAGCTCGCCGATGCGCTGGAATCGACGCTGCCCGCCAACTTCGCGGCGGGCGCGGAACTGCTGGAAGCGGCCCTTGCGCCAGTGACCGTCGGTGATGCACCCGGCGGCGTGCGCACCGGCCCGGAGGGCCTGGCCGGCTGGGCGCTCTGGCCGGTGGGCGAGTGGGTGGCGCGCCGCGGGCTGGACGATCCGCACCGCGCGCTGCAGGCGCTGCACGCCCTGACGCAGCGCTTCACCGCCGAGTGGGCGATCCGACCCTTGCTGCTGCGGCATCCGGACACGGTCTTCGCCACGCTGCAGCGCTGGTGCGCCGATCCCAGCCCGCACGTGCGCCGCCTCGTCAGCGAAGGCAGCCGGCCGCGTCTCCCATGGGGCCTGCAACTGCGCCCGCTGATCGCCGATCCGGCACCGACGCTGCCGCTGCTGGCGGCCCTGCAGGACGATCCGAGCCCCTGCGTGCGCCGCTCGGTGGCGAACCACCTCAACGACATCGCCAAGGACCACCCCGCGGTCATCGCGGACTGGCTGCAGCGCCACCTGCCGGAGGCCTCGGTCGAGCGCCGTGCGCTGCTGCGCCATGCCAGCCGGTCGCTGATCAAGGCGGGTGACGCGGCGGTGCTGGCTGCCTGGGGGCAGGGCGAGGCGCTGCTGGGCCGTGCCGAGCTGGCCATCACCCCGGCGCAGATCACGCTGGGCGAACGCGTGCAGCTCTTGGCCACGCTGACCTCGCTGTCACGCCGGCCGCAGGCGCTGGTGGTCGACGTCGTGATCCACCATGTGAAGGCCAACGGCAGCACCTCCCCCAAGGTCTTCAAGGGCTGGAACCTGACGCTGGCACCGGGCGAGACGCGCACGCTGGCGAAGCAGCACGCGGTGCGGCCGATCACGACCCGGGTCTACTACCCCGGCGCGCACCGGGTGGACTTGCAGGTCAACGGCGCCGTGGTGGCCTCCGCCGTCTTCGAGCTGCGCGTGCCGGGTGGCTTCACGCCAGCAACTGGCCGAAGCGCTCCGGGCTGA
- a CDS encoding penicillin-binding protein 1A yields the protein MKSISPTPRRRWQAVRTTGKIVFGLVLAVALVAALGLGLAVARLWPDLPPLDKVTHYEPQQPLIVYTADGVQIGQFGAERRQFVPIGAIPAMLQGAVLAIEDTRFEQHFGIDPIGIARALLANVGGGMRQGASTITQQVARNFFLSPSKTLERKLKEVLLALQIERRLSKAQILELYMNQIYLGQRAYGFAAAAQVYFGKPLSALSIAESAMLAGLPQNPSYANPVTNFARARARQALVLARMEKIGLITPDERTAALAETLAIQLPTHTEVHAEYLAEMVRQAVVARFGETANTQGYKVYTTVRAAEQQAAYAALRATVLDHERHQPWRGPEAHETLPFLRGVELERAAAQALRDHQDDTDLRLAIVTESTQRVVTAQLATGETIQLTGAGIARVRAALLPDAPEERAIRRGAVVRLERRDFGWAIAQWPQVQAAFVALEPASGRLQALVGGFDFTRSPFNRATQAWRQAGSSIKPFLYSAALEQGVMPDTLVNDAPLLPTGTGDTETAVTGWQPRNADGQFDGPITVRQGLVRSKNLVSLRLLQQIGLGSARDWIHRFGFDPARLPNDLTLALGSGSTTPLQLAQAYALLANGGRETTPVFIDRITNAQGVVVFQPPPLPPHEADSLAIPARNAFLVNSMLLDVTRAGGTAALAQRTLQRGDLHGKTGTTNDAVDAWFAGFHPSVAAVAWVGFDEPRSLGEQASGSALALPIWIGFMDKALAGVPEATPVVPDGLVRVGDDWRYAEWAQGGQVARIGIDAVPAAASAPLAEPAASAVSAAATAP from the coding sequence GTGAAGTCGATTTCCCCCACGCCCCGGCGCCGGTGGCAGGCTGTGCGCACGACGGGCAAGATCGTGTTTGGTCTTGTGCTGGCCGTGGCACTGGTCGCCGCGCTCGGACTCGGCCTGGCCGTCGCCCGCCTGTGGCCCGACCTGCCTCCGCTCGACAAGGTCACCCACTACGAACCCCAGCAGCCCCTGATCGTCTACACCGCCGACGGCGTGCAGATCGGGCAGTTCGGTGCCGAGCGGCGCCAGTTCGTGCCGATCGGAGCCATCCCGGCGATGCTGCAGGGCGCCGTGCTCGCGATCGAGGACACCCGCTTCGAGCAGCACTTCGGCATCGACCCGATCGGCATCGCGCGGGCCCTGCTGGCCAACGTCGGCGGCGGCATGCGCCAGGGGGCATCGACCATCACGCAGCAGGTGGCGCGCAATTTCTTCCTCTCGCCCAGCAAGACGCTGGAGCGCAAGCTCAAGGAAGTCCTGCTGGCCCTGCAGATCGAGCGCAGGCTCAGCAAGGCGCAGATCCTGGAGCTGTACATGAACCAGATCTACCTCGGCCAGCGCGCCTATGGCTTCGCCGCTGCAGCGCAGGTCTACTTCGGCAAGCCGCTGTCGGCGCTGTCGATCGCCGAATCCGCGATGCTCGCCGGACTGCCGCAGAACCCGAGCTACGCCAACCCGGTCACCAACTTCGCGCGTGCCCGTGCCCGGCAGGCACTGGTGCTCGCCCGGATGGAAAAGATCGGCCTGATCACCCCGGACGAGCGCACCGCCGCACTGGCCGAGACGCTGGCCATCCAGTTGCCCACGCACACCGAGGTCCACGCCGAATACCTCGCCGAAATGGTGCGCCAGGCGGTGGTGGCCCGCTTCGGCGAGACCGCGAACACGCAGGGCTACAAGGTCTACACCACCGTGCGCGCCGCCGAGCAGCAGGCCGCCTACGCCGCATTGCGCGCCACCGTGCTGGACCACGAGCGCCACCAGCCCTGGCGCGGCCCCGAAGCGCACGAGACGCTGCCTTTCCTGCGCGGTGTCGAACTGGAGCGCGCTGCGGCCCAGGCCTTGCGCGACCACCAGGATGACACCGACCTGCGCCTGGCCATCGTCACCGAGTCCACCCAGCGAGTCGTGACCGCACAGCTTGCCACCGGCGAAACCATCCAGCTGACCGGCGCCGGGATCGCCCGCGTGCGGGCCGCGCTGTTGCCGGACGCCCCCGAAGAGCGTGCGATCCGCCGTGGCGCCGTCGTCCGGCTGGAGCGGCGGGACTTCGGCTGGGCCATCGCGCAGTGGCCACAGGTGCAGGCCGCGTTCGTCGCGCTGGAACCAGCCAGCGGGCGGCTGCAGGCCCTCGTCGGCGGTTTCGATTTCACGCGCAGCCCCTTCAACCGGGCGACGCAGGCCTGGCGACAGGCGGGCTCCAGCATCAAGCCCTTCCTGTATTCCGCTGCACTGGAACAGGGCGTCATGCCGGACACCCTGGTCAACGATGCGCCGCTGCTCCCCACCGGCACCGGCGACACCGAAACCGCCGTCACCGGCTGGCAGCCACGCAATGCCGACGGCCAGTTTGATGGCCCGATCACCGTGCGGCAGGGGCTGGTGCGCTCGAAGAACCTTGTCAGCCTGCGCCTGCTGCAGCAGATCGGCCTGGGCAGCGCCCGCGACTGGATCCACCGCTTCGGTTTCGACCCGGCACGCCTGCCGAATGACCTGACACTGGCGCTCGGCTCGGGCAGCACCACACCGCTGCAACTGGCGCAGGCCTACGCCCTGCTGGCCAACGGCGGTCGGGAGACGACCCCGGTCTTCATCGACCGCATCACGAATGCACAGGGCGTGGTCGTGTTCCAGCCACCGCCTCTGCCTCCCCACGAAGCCGACAGCCTCGCCATTCCGGCGCGCAACGCCTTCCTCGTCAACTCGATGCTGCTGGACGTCACCCGCGCTGGCGGCACCGCTGCGCTCGCCCAGCGCACCCTGCAGCGCGGCGACCTCCACGGCAAGACCGGCACGACCAACGACGCCGTCGACGCCTGGTTCGCGGGCTTCCACCCCAGTGTCGCCGCGGTGGCCTGGGTGGGTTTCGACGAGCCGCGCAGCCTGGGCGAGCAGGCCTCCGGCAGCGCGCTGGCCCTGCCGATCTGGATCGGCTTCATGGACAAGGCCCTGGCCGGGGTGCCGGAAGCCACGCCGGTCGTGCCGGACGGCCTCGTGCGCGTCGGCGACGACTGGCGCTATGCCGAATGGGCGCAGGGTGGTCAGGTCGCGCGGATTGGCATCGACGCCGTACCCGCTGCGGCAAGCGCACCGCTGGCGGAGCCCGCTGCCTCCGCAGTGTCGGCCGCCGCAACGGCCCCTTGA
- a CDS encoding YgjP-like metallopeptidase domain-containing protein, with product MSASATTTLKYLRGYPAELQAQVLELVAEDKLGALLARRHPEPHEVRTDRALYDYTQELRSRYLRSAEPVTKVLYDQKLKVIQHALGTHTTISRVQGGKLKAKREIRIASLFREAPAAFLKMIVVHELAHLKEREHDKAFYALCCHMAPDYHQLEFDLRLYLTHLDQRAGPRSSSSQGAVAAADTAEAAGSASGALAAAGTASMPIRAT from the coding sequence ATGAGCGCCAGTGCCACCACCACACTCAAGTACCTGCGCGGCTACCCGGCCGAGCTGCAGGCGCAGGTGCTCGAACTGGTCGCCGAGGACAAGCTGGGCGCGCTGCTGGCCCGGCGCCATCCCGAGCCGCACGAGGTCCGCACCGACCGGGCGCTCTACGACTACACCCAGGAACTCCGGAGCCGCTACCTGCGCAGCGCCGAGCCGGTCACCAAGGTGCTCTACGACCAGAAGCTCAAGGTCATCCAGCACGCGCTCGGCACCCACACCACCATCTCGCGCGTGCAGGGTGGCAAGCTCAAGGCCAAGCGCGAGATCCGCATCGCCAGCCTGTTCCGCGAGGCACCGGCGGCCTTCCTGAAGATGATCGTCGTGCATGAACTCGCGCACCTGAAGGAGCGCGAGCACGACAAGGCCTTCTACGCGCTGTGCTGCCACATGGCGCCGGACTACCACCAGCTGGAGTTCGACCTGCGGCTCTACCTGACGCACCTGGACCAGCGCGCTGGTCCGCGGTCAAGCTCCAGTCAAGGGGCCGTTGCGGCGGCCGACACTGCGGAGGCAGCGGGCTCCGCCAGCGGTGCGCTTGCCGCAGCGGGTACGGCGTCGATGCCAATCCGCGCGACCTGA
- a CDS encoding outer membrane protein assembly factor BamE — translation MKHLFTRGVLPLLLAAAALLAGCDQQKIAKLEEGVATEMDVMREFGTPLDIQRLDDGTRVFEYTRQPEGSTNYFITIGQDGKMTGLRQVLHPSYFAKVQPGMTVAEVRRLLGQPAEKQAFQLKKEEVWDWRWLDGQTRKVFRVTYDFEGKVLNAASLDDPRDLSQNGTR, via the coding sequence ATGAAACACCTGTTCACCCGCGGCGTGCTGCCGCTCCTGCTGGCCGCCGCGGCGCTGCTGGCCGGCTGCGATCAGCAGAAAATTGCGAAGCTCGAAGAGGGCGTCGCGACCGAGATGGACGTGATGCGCGAGTTCGGCACGCCGCTCGACATCCAGCGCCTGGACGATGGCACGCGGGTCTTCGAGTACACCCGTCAGCCCGAAGGCAGCACCAACTACTTCATCACCATCGGCCAGGATGGCAAGATGACCGGCCTGCGCCAGGTGCTGCACCCGAGCTACTTCGCCAAGGTCCAGCCGGGCATGACCGTGGCCGAGGTGCGCCGGCTGCTGGGCCAGCCCGCCGAGAAGCAGGCCTTCCAGCTCAAGAAGGAAGAGGTCTGGGACTGGCGCTGGCTCGATGGCCAGACGCGCAAGGTCTTCCGCGTCACCTATGACTTCGAGGGCAAGGTGCTGAACGCCGCGTCGCTCGATGACCCGCGCGACCTTTCCCAGAACGGCACCCGATGA
- the ppk2 gene encoding polyphosphate kinase 2 has translation MGKDKNGKKSDDHPDQDRLGKSDYADALEPLEVELDRLARWVAHHGKRVLVIFEGRDTAGKGGAISAVSDCLNPRQCRVVALAKPTEVERTQWYFQRYTAHLPAAGEIVLFDRSWYNRAGVEKVMGYCSEDEVQRFLKQVPVFEQQLVDDGILLFKYWLTVDQAEQEERFAERRSDPLKRWKLSPIDLKARLKYREYGAARDAMLDATHTKSAPWTLVDFNDQRRGRLTLIRHLLDQLPDCDVPEQRIEFEPLPGPPARESFTGPLKPIPSF, from the coding sequence ATGGGCAAGGACAAGAACGGCAAGAAGTCGGACGACCACCCCGACCAGGACCGCCTCGGCAAGTCGGACTACGCCGACGCACTGGAGCCGCTGGAGGTGGAACTCGACCGCCTGGCCCGCTGGGTCGCGCACCACGGCAAGCGCGTGCTGGTGATCTTCGAGGGCCGCGACACCGCCGGCAAGGGCGGGGCGATCAGCGCGGTCAGCGACTGCCTGAATCCGCGCCAGTGCCGTGTCGTCGCGCTGGCCAAGCCGACCGAGGTCGAGCGCACGCAGTGGTACTTCCAGCGCTACACCGCGCACCTGCCCGCGGCCGGCGAGATCGTGCTGTTCGACCGCAGCTGGTACAACCGCGCCGGCGTCGAGAAGGTGATGGGCTACTGCAGCGAGGACGAGGTGCAGCGCTTCCTGAAGCAGGTGCCCGTGTTCGAGCAGCAGCTGGTCGACGACGGCATCCTGCTGTTCAAGTACTGGCTCACCGTGGACCAGGCCGAGCAGGAAGAGCGCTTCGCCGAGCGCCGCAGCGACCCGCTCAAGCGCTGGAAGCTGTCGCCGATCGACCTGAAGGCGCGCCTGAAGTACCGCGAATACGGCGCCGCCCGCGACGCGATGCTGGACGCCACCCACACGAAGTCCGCCCCCTGGACGCTGGTGGACTTCAACGACCAGCGCCGCGGCCGGCTGACGCTGATCCGGCACTTGCTGGACCAGTTGCCCGACTGCGACGTGCCGGAACAGCGCATCGAGTTCGAACCGTTGCCCGGTCCCCCGGCGCGAGAGTCGTTCACCGGGCCGCTGAAGCCGATTCCGTCTTTCTGA
- the dbpA gene encoding ATP-dependent RNA helicase DbpA produces the protein MQEPTNAPDSFSRLPLSPAMLANLEQLGYTRMTPIQAASLPLALAGHDLIAQAKTGSGKTAAFALALLARLDVARQDVQAMVLCPTRELADQVTQEIRRLARAQDNIKILTLCGGSTMRPQIDSLAHGAHIVVGTPGRIGDHLERGSLVLGVLNTLVLDEADRMLDMGFHDDIASIARQCPRQRQTLLFSATYPEGIANLSREFMRSPQEIKLKEVHAPSKIRQHWYEIAEDQRLHAVTLLLKKYRPDSAIAFCNTKQRCRDLVDVLVASGFEALALHGDLEQRDRDQVLIQFANRSASVLVATDVAARGLDIAQLGAVINVDITPDTEVHIHRVGRTGRADEEGLAFSLASLDEMGRVGRIEVLQGRETVWSPLAELFNAEVEDAPPLVPPMQTIQILGGRKDKIRPGDVLGALTGEAGYVSAQIGKINVTDFHTYVAVDTKVARQAAERLSKGNIKGRKAKARLLKDVLAESAARG, from the coding sequence ATGCAAGAACCTACGAACGCCCCCGATTCCTTTTCGCGCCTGCCGCTCTCGCCGGCGATGCTGGCCAATCTGGAGCAGCTCGGCTACACCCGGATGACCCCGATCCAGGCCGCGAGCCTGCCGCTCGCGCTCGCCGGCCACGACCTGATCGCGCAGGCCAAGACCGGCAGCGGCAAGACGGCGGCCTTCGCGCTGGCGCTGCTGGCGCGGCTGGACGTCGCGCGCCAGGACGTGCAGGCCATGGTCCTGTGCCCCACCCGCGAACTCGCCGACCAGGTTACCCAGGAGATCCGCCGGCTGGCCCGCGCGCAGGACAACATCAAGATCCTGACCCTGTGTGGCGGCTCGACCATGCGCCCGCAGATCGACAGCCTGGCCCACGGCGCGCACATCGTCGTCGGCACGCCCGGCCGCATCGGCGACCACCTGGAGCGCGGCAGCCTGGTGCTGGGCGTGCTCAACACGCTGGTGCTGGACGAGGCCGACCGGATGCTCGACATGGGCTTCCACGACGACATCGCCTCCATCGCCCGCCAGTGCCCGCGCCAGCGCCAGACCCTGCTGTTCTCGGCCACCTACCCGGAAGGCATCGCCAACCTGAGCCGCGAGTTCATGCGGTCGCCGCAGGAGATCAAGCTGAAGGAGGTCCACGCGCCGTCCAAGATCCGCCAGCACTGGTACGAGATCGCCGAGGACCAGCGCCTGCACGCCGTGACGCTGCTGCTGAAGAAATACCGCCCGGACAGCGCGATCGCCTTCTGCAACACCAAGCAGCGCTGTCGCGATCTGGTGGATGTGCTGGTGGCGTCCGGCTTCGAGGCGCTGGCGCTGCACGGCGATCTGGAGCAGCGTGACCGCGACCAGGTGCTGATCCAGTTCGCCAACCGCAGTGCCTCGGTGCTGGTGGCGACCGATGTGGCCGCTCGCGGGTTGGACATCGCGCAGCTCGGCGCGGTGATCAACGTCGACATCACGCCGGACACCGAGGTGCACATCCACCGCGTCGGCCGCACCGGCCGTGCGGACGAGGAAGGCCTGGCCTTCAGCCTCGCCAGCCTGGACGAGATGGGCCGCGTCGGCCGCATCGAGGTGCTGCAGGGCCGCGAGACGGTGTGGTCGCCGCTGGCGGAGCTGTTCAACGCCGAGGTCGAGGATGCGCCCCCGCTGGTGCCGCCGATGCAGACCATCCAGATCCTGGGCGGCCGCAAGGACAAGATCCGCCCAGGCGACGTGCTGGGTGCACTGACCGGCGAGGCCGGCTATGTGTCAGCGCAGATCGGCAAGATCAACGTCACCGACTTCCACACCTATGTGGCCGTGGACACCAAGGTGGCGCGCCAGGCGGCCGAGCGCCTGAGCAAGGGCAACATCAAGGGCCGCAAGGCGAAGGCGCGGCTGCTCAAGGACGTGCTGGCCGAATCGGCCGCACGCGGTTGA
- a CDS encoding lysophospholipid acyltransferase family protein, with amino-acid sequence MHRTIFDTPGVNRVFRALSAAILRLSGWKVEGRLPADVGKCVVIAAPHTSNWDLPYTLMVAFVLDLRIYWMGKWQIFRPPFGGLMRWLGGIAVRRETSNNLVAEAAQALVDADGPVQLIVPPEGTRSKVRYWKTGFYYIALQARVPIVLAYLDYTRKVGGVGPVFHPTGDIDRDMVTIKAFYANIRGRHADQFDAQA; translated from the coding sequence ATGCACCGCACCATCTTCGACACCCCCGGCGTCAACCGCGTCTTCCGGGCCCTCTCCGCGGCCATCCTGCGACTGTCCGGCTGGAAGGTCGAGGGCCGGCTGCCGGCCGATGTCGGCAAGTGCGTGGTCATCGCCGCCCCGCACACCAGCAACTGGGACCTGCCCTACACGCTGATGGTGGCCTTCGTGCTGGATCTGCGCATCTACTGGATGGGCAAGTGGCAGATCTTCCGCCCGCCCTTCGGTGGCCTGATGCGCTGGCTGGGGGGCATCGCGGTGCGCCGGGAAACCTCCAACAACCTGGTGGCCGAGGCGGCGCAGGCGCTGGTCGACGCCGACGGTCCGGTGCAGCTGATCGTGCCGCCCGAGGGCACCCGCAGCAAGGTGCGCTACTGGAAGACCGGCTTCTACTACATCGCCCTGCAGGCCCGGGTGCCGATCGTGCTGGCCTACCTCGACTACACGCGCAAGGTGGGCGGCGTCGGTCCGGTCTTTCACCCGACCGGGGACATCGACCGCGACATGGTCACCATCAAGGCCTTCTATGCCAACATCCGCGGGCGCCATGCCGACCAGTTCGATGCCCAAGCCTGA
- a CDS encoding CapA family protein, with protein sequence MRIPLPRPVAVLVLTAALCAGAQAGQPRAQDTSVRLVFAGDVMLDDGPGRTIAAGGDPLAAFDAVLRDADYTIGNLECPIATTGQPMDSKIFNFRADPRVLPVLQGRFDALAVSNNHAGDYGRGAFVETMQRVKAAGIAVFGGGENLQAAHAPLWIERKGLRIAVLGYNEFKPRAFEAGATWPGVAWSDDREVVADIRAARRAGADVVIPFMHWGWEREPHTSARQQQLARRLIDAGADAVVGGHPHVTQGADTYKGRPIIWSLGNFVFDGFDLPPARIGWVLRMTVDRRGVRAWDTVEAQMDDAGTPAPRWDRYTPCGWRGETTVMRCQAPPPPER encoded by the coding sequence ATGAGGATCCCCCTGCCCCGACCCGTCGCCGTGCTGGTGCTGACTGCCGCCCTCTGTGCAGGGGCCCAGGCCGGCCAGCCCCGCGCGCAGGACACCAGCGTGCGCCTGGTCTTTGCCGGCGACGTCATGCTGGACGATGGCCCAGGGCGGACCATCGCTGCGGGCGGCGATCCGCTGGCAGCCTTCGACGCCGTGCTGCGCGATGCCGACTACACGATCGGCAATCTGGAGTGCCCGATCGCCACCACCGGCCAGCCGATGGACAGCAAGATCTTCAACTTTCGCGCCGACCCGCGGGTGCTGCCGGTGCTGCAGGGTCGGTTTGACGCGCTCGCGGTGTCGAACAACCACGCCGGCGACTACGGCCGCGGCGCCTTCGTGGAAACCATGCAGCGCGTGAAGGCGGCGGGCATCGCGGTCTTCGGCGGTGGCGAGAACCTGCAGGCGGCGCACGCACCGCTGTGGATCGAGCGCAAGGGCCTGCGCATCGCCGTGCTGGGCTACAACGAGTTCAAGCCGCGGGCCTTCGAGGCCGGCGCCACCTGGCCGGGCGTCGCGTGGAGCGACGACCGCGAAGTCGTCGCCGACATCCGGGCCGCGCGGCGGGCGGGCGCCGATGTGGTGATTCCCTTCATGCACTGGGGCTGGGAGCGCGAACCCCACACCAGTGCCCGCCAGCAGCAGCTCGCCCGGCGCCTGATCGACGCGGGCGCCGACGCGGTGGTCGGCGGGCATCCCCATGTCACCCAGGGCGCCGACACCTACAAGGGCCGGCCGATCATCTGGAGTCTGGGGAATTTCGTGTTCGACGGTTTCGACCTGCCGCCAGCACGCATCGGCTGGGTCCTGCGCATGACGGTGGACAGACGCGGCGTGCGCGCCTGGGACACGGTGGAAGCGCAGATGGACGACGCCGGAACACCCGCACCACGCTGGGACCGCTACACGCCCTGCGGCTGGCGAGGTGAAACGACGGTCATGCGTTGTCAGGCACCGCCGCCACCGGAGCGCTGA
- the minE gene encoding cell division topological specificity factor MinE: MGFLSFMLGEKQKSATVAKERLQIILAHERTSRSASPDYLPALQRELLAVVTKYVSIHPNDIKVHLERHDNLEVLEVKIELPEGPRVSFDSQRSGGGGA, encoded by the coding sequence ATGGGGTTTCTATCATTCATGCTCGGTGAAAAGCAGAAATCCGCGACGGTGGCCAAGGAACGTCTGCAGATCATCCTGGCGCACGAGCGCACCTCGCGCAGTGCCAGCCCGGATTACCTGCCCGCACTGCAGCGCGAACTGCTGGCCGTGGTGACCAAATACGTTTCCATCCATCCGAACGACATCAAGGTCCATCTGGAGCGGCACGACAACCTCGAGGTGCTCGAAGTCAAGATCGAGTTGCCAGAAGGCCCCCGTGTCAGTTTCGACAGTCAGCGCTCCGGTGGCGGCGGTGCCTGA
- the minD gene encoding septum site-determining protein MinD, which translates to MAKIIVVTSGKGGVGKTTTSASFASGLAIRGHKTVVIDFDVGLRNLDLIMGCERRVVYDLINVINSEVHLQQALIKDKHCENLFVLAASQTRDKEALNKEGVGRVFQELAEMDFEYIVCDSPAGIETGAMMAMHFADEALVVTNPEVSSVRDSDRILGMLSSKTLRAIEGREPVKEHLLITRYNPTRVQGGEMLSIEDIHEILRIKLIGVIPESEVVLQASNQGVPVIHMAGADAAEAYKDVVARFLGEEKPMRFIELVKPGFFKRLFGAR; encoded by the coding sequence ATGGCCAAGATCATTGTGGTGACCTCCGGGAAGGGAGGCGTCGGCAAAACCACCACCAGCGCCAGCTTTGCTTCAGGACTGGCGATCAGGGGACACAAGACGGTCGTCATCGATTTCGATGTCGGTCTGCGCAATCTCGACCTCATCATGGGCTGCGAGCGCCGCGTGGTGTATGACCTCATCAACGTCATCAACAGCGAAGTGCATCTGCAGCAGGCCCTGATCAAGGACAAGCACTGCGAGAACCTGTTCGTGCTGGCAGCCTCCCAGACGCGGGACAAGGAAGCGCTGAACAAGGAAGGCGTCGGCCGGGTGTTCCAGGAACTTGCCGAGATGGACTTCGAGTACATCGTCTGCGATTCGCCGGCCGGCATCGAGACGGGTGCGATGATGGCCATGCATTTCGCCGACGAGGCGCTGGTGGTGACGAACCCCGAAGTCTCGTCCGTGCGGGACTCGGACCGCATCCTCGGCATGCTCAGCTCCAAGACCCTGCGCGCGATCGAAGGCCGTGAGCCCGTCAAGGAGCACCTGCTGATCACCCGCTACAACCCCACCCGGGTCCAGGGCGGCGAGATGCTGTCGATCGAGGACATCCACGAGATCCTGCGCATCAAGCTGATCGGCGTGATTCCCGAGTCGGAAGTGGTGCTGCAGGCCTCGAACCAGGGCGTGCCGGTGATCCACATGGCCGGAGCGGATGCTGCCGAGGCCTACAAGGATGTGGTGGCGCGGTTCCTGGGCGAAGAAAAGCCGATGCGCTTCATCGAACTGGTGAAGCCGGGTTTCTTCAAGCGGTTGTTTGGCGCGAGGTGA
- the minC gene encoding septum site-determining protein MinC: MALASPGNSPAVFDLKSATLTLVALVVKSPHLSELAEQLKARLGPSTEFFNQDPVLIDLAHIHDSPDEIDFRGLIELLLNYSMVPVAVRGGSPAQMAAAQAAGLCEVPPQEGPSPARSPAIAPPVALRSSVAMVIDRPLRSGQQVYAKGSDLVILALVNHGAEVIADGSIHVYAPLRGKAIAGATGDVNARIFTTCMEPELISIAGIYQTTDPPLPLEVRGKPAQVRLDGDTLIIEPIKG, translated from the coding sequence ATGGCTCTAGCCTCTCCGGGAAATTCACCTGCTGTGTTTGATCTGAAAAGCGCCACGCTCACGCTGGTCGCTCTGGTAGTGAAGTCGCCCCACTTGTCGGAACTGGCAGAACAACTCAAGGCCCGCCTGGGGCCATCGACCGAATTTTTCAATCAGGACCCGGTCCTGATCGATCTGGCGCACATCCATGATTCTCCGGACGAGATCGATTTTCGCGGACTGATCGAACTCCTGCTCAACTACAGCATGGTACCGGTGGCGGTCCGGGGCGGATCGCCCGCGCAGATGGCTGCAGCTCAGGCTGCAGGCCTCTGCGAGGTGCCTCCGCAGGAGGGGCCGTCGCCTGCGCGGTCCCCCGCCATCGCGCCCCCGGTCGCCTTGCGTTCATCGGTGGCCATGGTGATCGATCGGCCTTTGCGCTCCGGACAGCAGGTCTATGCCAAGGGTTCTGACCTGGTCATTCTCGCGCTGGTCAACCATGGTGCGGAAGTGATCGCGGACGGCAGCATCCATGTCTATGCTCCGCTGCGCGGCAAGGCAATTGCCGGGGCGACCGGGGACGTGAATGCGCGGATATTCACCACGTGCATGGAGCCGGAATTGATCTCCATTGCCGGGATATACCAGACGACAGATCCGCCGCTGCCGCTGGAAGTACGCGGAAAACCTGCCCAGGTGCGGCTGGATGGTGACACCCTGATCATCGAGCCCATCAAGGGCTGA